A single window of Pseudomonas lijiangensis DNA harbors:
- the sbnB gene encoding 2,3-diaminopropionate biosynthesis protein SbnB, whose amino-acid sequence MYDNICDIVHDQAFLKVAGLGHDFFLKMESLNPAGSIKLKTAVGLVDDLQTRGLIGPDTILIESSSGNLGVALAMICAERSIRFTCVVDPNSSNHNIRMMRTYGAEVIQVDTPDANGGFLGTRIALIRDKVGSDSRYVWLNQYENAANPRAHARTTARSIGRHFGHVDYLFVGAGTTGTLMGCVQYFQRHHPTTKIIAVDSVGSVTFNTPASRRFIPGLGTSQRPPIFNAEGIHALEMVPESRTVAMCRVLARSKGLLVGGSTATVIAAVHAWRERIEPGAVVVALSPDWGERYLDTLYDDQWVEQRFGSEVLNMTLADMPIVPEWTTYLATERLRQTPFHVVDGEAVARILADDPQACIDDVQRAYLEHEAGRSINPDSYFLRFPQAPANRIIALPASLSGEQPVSGIKWISSFPGNIDTGLQRASAVLILNDPLTGYAFACLEASRISAMRTAASAVLGARWLNRQQRSVRRIAFIGAGFIARTILDMFVSDGWTMDDVSVFDKHVESALALIEHASTRHQLTSHPADLESSLQADVVVFATTAPSPYVEEYPFRPEQVILNISLRDLGPKVIAGANNILDDVEHCLKAQTSPDLAVQHYQDRSFITGTLAQLMLGQVELKPDRASIFSPFGLGVLDLAVGQRVYQQAITDCTALSVPRFFFESNRW is encoded by the coding sequence ATGTACGACAATATCTGCGATATCGTTCACGACCAGGCCTTTCTCAAGGTCGCAGGTCTGGGGCATGATTTTTTCCTGAAAATGGAATCGCTCAACCCGGCAGGCTCCATCAAGCTCAAGACCGCCGTGGGCCTGGTAGATGATCTTCAGACCCGCGGCCTGATCGGCCCGGACACCATCCTGATCGAGTCCTCGTCCGGCAACCTGGGTGTGGCCCTGGCGATGATCTGCGCCGAGCGCTCCATCAGGTTCACCTGTGTGGTCGACCCCAACAGCTCCAATCACAACATCCGCATGATGCGCACTTATGGCGCCGAAGTGATCCAGGTCGATACGCCGGACGCCAATGGCGGTTTTCTGGGGACGCGCATTGCTTTGATCCGTGACAAGGTCGGCAGCGACTCGCGCTATGTCTGGCTCAACCAGTATGAAAATGCGGCCAACCCCCGGGCCCATGCGCGCACGACGGCGCGTTCCATCGGCCGACATTTCGGTCATGTGGATTACCTGTTCGTGGGGGCTGGCACCACCGGAACCCTGATGGGCTGCGTGCAGTATTTTCAGCGTCATCACCCCACGACCAAGATCATTGCCGTGGACAGTGTCGGCTCGGTGACTTTCAACACACCCGCCAGTCGGCGCTTCATTCCGGGGCTGGGCACCAGCCAGCGACCGCCGATCTTCAACGCCGAAGGCATTCATGCCCTGGAAATGGTGCCCGAATCGCGCACCGTTGCCATGTGCCGGGTATTGGCGCGCAGCAAAGGCTTGCTGGTCGGTGGTTCGACCGCCACGGTGATAGCGGCCGTGCATGCCTGGCGCGAGCGCATCGAGCCGGGTGCGGTGGTGGTGGCGTTGTCGCCGGACTGGGGCGAGCGTTATCTGGACACGCTTTACGACGATCAATGGGTCGAGCAGCGCTTTGGCAGTGAAGTGCTGAACATGACCCTGGCGGACATGCCGATCGTACCCGAGTGGACCACTTATCTGGCCACCGAACGCCTGCGCCAGACGCCGTTTCATGTAGTGGATGGCGAGGCAGTGGCGCGGATTCTGGCGGACGATCCCCAGGCCTGCATCGACGATGTACAGCGTGCGTATCTGGAGCATGAAGCGGGGCGCTCCATCAATCCCGACAGCTATTTCCTGCGCTTCCCCCAGGCCCCGGCCAATCGCATCATCGCCTTGCCGGCCAGCCTGTCGGGTGAACAGCCGGTGAGTGGCATCAAGTGGATTTCCAGCTTTCCCGGCAATATCGACACGGGCTTGCAGCGTGCCTCGGCGGTGCTGATCCTCAACGACCCGCTGACCGGCTACGCCTTCGCCTGTCTGGAAGCTTCGCGCATCAGCGCCATGCGGACGGCGGCCTCGGCAGTGCTGGGCGCGCGCTGGTTGAACCGGCAGCAACGCAGCGTCCGTCGCATCGCCTTTATCGGCGCAGGGTTCATTGCCCGCACGATTCTGGACATGTTCGTCAGCGATGGCTGGACGATGGATGACGTCAGCGTATTCGACAAGCATGTGGAATCGGCTCTGGCGTTGATCGAACACGCTTCGACCCGTCATCAACTCACCAGTCACCCGGCGGATCTGGAAAGCAGTCTGCAGGCCGATGTGGTGGTATTTGCGACCACCGCGCCAAGCCCTTACGTAGAGGAGTACCCGTTCCGTCCCGAGCAGGTCATCCTCAATATTTCATTGCGGGATCTGGGGCCAAAGGTCATTGCTGGCGCCAACAATATCCTCGATGACGTGGAGCACTGCCTCAAGGCCCAGACCTCGCCGGATCTTGCGGTGCAGCATTATCAGGATCGCTCGTTCATTACCGGCACCCTGGCGCAACTGATGCTGGGCCAGGTCGAGCTGAAGCCGGACCGGGCGTCGATCTTTTCGCCGTTCGGGCTCGGGGTGCTGGATCTGGCCGTGGGCCAGCGGGTGTATCAGCAGGCGATCACCGACTGCACGGCATTGTCCGTGCCCCGATTCTTCTTTGAATCGAATCGGTGGTGA
- a CDS encoding SidA/IucD/PvdA family monooxygenase, with protein MGNLAPHMFNTDAVCIGFGPAGIALSCVFEDAREVDDPLSRLTVRYLEAAPDTQWHRELLLAGTDINHHVFRDLVTPRNPRSRFSFAMYLKSQGRMFDFGLLGRPASRHEWSDYLAWVSRQVDSHTRFNAPVTEILPVIRDGRLCEVQVKTPDASFNTRNIVLSSGSAPRVPVEFQALLGPTLFHTSQFLTRLKAFGDRLPKRWLVLGSGQSASESVLELIGRDSSIEVHSVHRSAGFKLTQLGQFPNRVFAPDHVDYFHDLNPAARHRFLDWSRSTNYAGIDPDESQKLFSMIYEDTIAGRKRLQTYDYRIISRVEKTDQGYRVALTDTFSQRTELLEVDVIVLGTGYQQYLIPPLLSNLQPWLKADLDGGLIIDRNYNVATQGECDVSVWVNGLSERTHGISDSQSFSLMALRAERIANALGQTLDSLADAPLLTQ; from the coding sequence ATGGGTAACTTAGCACCACACATGTTTAATACCGATGCGGTCTGTATTGGTTTCGGACCTGCCGGTATTGCACTTTCCTGTGTGTTTGAAGATGCACGGGAAGTGGATGATCCGCTGTCTCGCCTGACGGTCCGTTATCTTGAAGCCGCGCCGGATACTCAATGGCATCGCGAGCTTCTGCTGGCCGGGACCGATATTAATCACCATGTCTTTCGCGATCTGGTAACGCCACGCAATCCCCGCAGCCGCTTTTCGTTCGCCATGTACCTGAAAAGCCAGGGCCGTATGTTCGACTTCGGTCTGCTGGGGCGTCCTGCCAGCCGCCATGAGTGGTCGGACTATCTCGCCTGGGTTTCCCGGCAAGTCGACAGCCACACCCGTTTCAATGCGCCCGTCACTGAAATCCTGCCGGTCATTCGTGACGGTCGCTTGTGCGAGGTGCAGGTCAAGACGCCGGATGCCAGTTTCAACACACGCAATATCGTGCTCTCCAGCGGCAGTGCGCCAAGAGTTCCGGTGGAGTTCCAGGCGCTGCTTGGCCCGACCCTGTTCCATACCTCGCAGTTTCTGACCCGCCTGAAAGCCTTTGGCGACCGGCTGCCCAAGCGCTGGCTGGTGCTGGGTTCCGGGCAGAGCGCCAGTGAGTCGGTGCTGGAGCTGATCGGACGCGACAGCAGCATCGAGGTGCATTCGGTTCATCGCTCCGCTGGCTTCAAGCTGACTCAACTGGGCCAGTTCCCCAACCGGGTTTTCGCCCCGGATCATGTGGATTACTTCCACGACCTGAACCCGGCAGCACGCCACCGTTTTCTCGACTGGAGCCGGTCGACCAACTACGCCGGTATCGATCCGGATGAGAGCCAGAAACTGTTCTCGATGATCTACGAAGACACCATTGCCGGTCGCAAGCGTTTGCAGACCTATGATTACCGGATCATTTCCCGGGTGGAAAAAACCGACCAGGGCTATCGCGTGGCACTGACCGACACCTTCAGCCAGCGCACTGAACTGCTGGAAGTGGACGTGATCGTGCTGGGCACGGGCTACCAGCAGTATCTGATTCCGCCGTTGCTGAGCAACCTGCAGCCCTGGCTCAAGGCTGATCTGGACGGCGGCCTGATCATCGACAGGAATTACAACGTCGCCACTCAGGGCGAGTGTGACGTGAGCGTCTGGGTCAACGGCCTGTCCGAGCGTACCCATGGCATCAGCGACAGCCAGTCGTTTTCCCTGATGGCGTTGCGTGCCGAGCGCATCGCCAACGCCCTTGGACAAACCCTCGACTCCCTGGCCGATGCCCCGCTCCTGACACAGTGA
- a CDS encoding LysE family transporter → MYEITLLTALAGAFIVLIISPGPNFLVITQLSFSQSRQQGICAGLGVASGSIIWALLAATSLGLIFQQLPWLQPALQLLGGTYLTWLGSKSLRSAGSQPKPRDIQALGIGSLGRAYRFGLLTNMTNPKALAFYTSVFTTVTTPGMPMWVRTAGVSIIAILAISWFVLLATLFSIPAVQARYQRMKKAIDIITGLFMIVFGLRLLFGLLPAGFIG, encoded by the coding sequence ATGTACGAGATCACGTTGTTGACCGCGCTCGCCGGTGCTTTCATCGTTCTGATTATCAGCCCCGGTCCCAACTTTCTGGTCATTACCCAACTTTCATTCAGCCAGTCCCGACAACAGGGGATATGCGCCGGGCTGGGTGTGGCGTCGGGAAGCATCATCTGGGCATTGCTGGCGGCTACCAGCCTGGGGCTGATCTTTCAGCAACTGCCCTGGTTGCAGCCTGCTTTGCAGTTGCTCGGCGGCACTTACCTGACCTGGCTGGGCAGCAAAAGCCTGCGCAGCGCGGGCAGTCAGCCCAAGCCGCGTGATATCCAGGCCCTGGGCATCGGCAGTCTGGGTCGCGCCTACCGTTTTGGCCTGCTGACCAATATGACCAATCCCAAGGCCCTGGCTTTCTATACCAGCGTATTTACCACCGTCACCACGCCGGGTATGCCGATGTGGGTGCGTACTGCCGGGGTTTCGATCATCGCGATCCTGGCCATTTCCTGGTTTGTCTTGCTGGCGACGCTGTTTTCGATTCCGGCGGTTCAGGCGCGTTATCAGCGCATGAAGAAGGCCATCGACATCATTACCGGGCTGTTCATGATCGTGTTCGGTCTGCGACTGCTGTTCGGTTTATTGCCTGCCGGTTTCATCGGCTGA
- a CDS encoding ABC transporter substrate-binding protein, whose protein sequence is MTPVQKYRALRVGVSALFDPNDTPHARTFLRALAVARNFIAGLDRVEWRFLDDGANAARGAEVARQMIDWEVDLVVGHFSSDAALGAAPLYQQAGIPLLTPAATIDCLTLEHPNVFRFCPSDRQLASDLLAWLKTRDWQVLHIDADGSAHGQALASAIDVAARQAGLRRVFEPDQAQVEVFAGRLQASREHWLARRQSGSTRPLVLTDDAASPYLGHAQADDRDTYVIGFGVAGLAEEPESSSGQATDLHQQLYGAMPQTYYRESLLMFYVLGVLANSTLRKAELSAALSNTLFNTPLGLVGFDRGECRGAFNSVWKLGERGLVPVTE, encoded by the coding sequence ATGACCCCAGTGCAGAAGTACCGCGCTCTGCGGGTTGGCGTGAGTGCGTTGTTCGACCCCAATGACACGCCTCATGCCCGAACCTTTTTGCGGGCGCTGGCTGTAGCCCGCAACTTCATTGCCGGGCTGGACCGGGTGGAGTGGCGTTTTCTCGACGATGGCGCCAATGCCGCACGGGGGGCCGAGGTGGCGCGACAGATGATCGACTGGGAAGTCGACCTGGTGGTCGGGCATTTCTCTTCCGATGCAGCACTGGGTGCCGCGCCACTCTATCAGCAGGCGGGAATCCCCTTGCTGACGCCTGCCGCCACCATTGACTGCCTGACGCTGGAGCACCCCAACGTCTTTCGCTTTTGCCCGTCGGATCGACAACTGGCCAGTGATCTGCTGGCCTGGCTGAAAACCCGGGACTGGCAGGTTCTGCATATCGACGCCGACGGTAGCGCCCACGGTCAGGCATTGGCCAGTGCCATCGACGTTGCCGCCAGACAGGCGGGGTTGCGCCGGGTTTTCGAGCCCGATCAGGCCCAGGTGGAAGTCTTCGCCGGACGCTTGCAGGCCAGCCGCGAGCACTGGCTTGCACGACGCCAGTCGGGCAGCACGCGACCTCTGGTGCTCACCGACGACGCCGCATCGCCTTATCTGGGCCATGCACAGGCGGATGACCGCGACACCTATGTCATCGGTTTCGGTGTAGCAGGGCTGGCTGAAGAGCCGGAAAGCTCTTCGGGTCAGGCAACGGATCTTCATCAGCAACTGTACGGCGCAATGCCGCAAACCTATTACCGCGAAAGCCTGCTGATGTTCTACGTGCTTGGGGTCTTGGCCAACAGCACCTTGCGCAAAGCCGAACTGTCGGCTGCCTTGAGCAACACCCTTTTCAACACGCCGCTGGGCCTCGTCGGTTTCGACCGGGGCGAATGCCGGGGGGCGTTCAACAGTGTCTGGAAACTGGGCGAGAGAGGGCTCGTCCCCGTGACCGAATAA
- a CDS encoding FAD/NAD(P)-binding protein produces MQTLSIERFVDDHAPVVEPETRKIAIIGMGSRGLSILEQLIGMARDDRSQRWLIDVFDPQLPGSGLHLVEQPDYLMLNTMAGQLSAFSSAYPVCEPAGMTFLQWCTAHDVRLNERGHTSDDEHARPIGFGDFVPRKLLGRYLQDSYRFLLEQCPAHVQVRHDPQAVTGCQPLSDTSGFRLQTANGRSFTTEAVFLTSGHAPETREEQAVGEHVAIEGLGLTAMDTLAGLTEGRGGRYERDAGFAGWRYIASGREPHISLFSRSGLAFHARPQWSPASSERLPRLFFTAQAIEVLRQQSATGQLDFEQDILPLIEDEMRGVFYQARVRLESPDQLASVQQRLRDAKNPRLRETLFVRLAAEWGEFEPARWLPTRRWTGQASDYSQWYRDWIEHDLALSRRGIAQSPVKQALEVWRDYRDLLRMLVDRNGLTPASTLEFYGTWAGLSNRLVGGPQKERYEDLLALMDAGVVQVLPPMEEAGCSGFDRVINARVPHSGLSRNPQGLIGDLQRQGLVRAAHAYPADGIETDSVGRALSADGSVQQRLWVLGPAVEGCTFYNHYVPTPDPGCRALIEARRAVESCMNALGVNASTAARL; encoded by the coding sequence ATGCAGACTCTTTCCATCGAACGTTTTGTTGATGATCACGCTCCTGTTGTCGAGCCTGAGACACGCAAAATCGCCATTATCGGCATGGGCTCCAGAGGGCTGAGCATTCTGGAGCAGTTGATTGGCATGGCTCGCGATGACCGGAGCCAGCGCTGGCTGATCGACGTCTTCGACCCGCAACTGCCCGGCAGCGGCTTGCACCTGGTCGAGCAGCCGGATTACCTGATGCTCAACACCATGGCTGGCCAGTTGTCGGCGTTCTCCAGTGCCTATCCGGTCTGCGAGCCGGCGGGCATGACCTTTCTGCAATGGTGTACCGCCCATGACGTGCGTCTGAATGAACGTGGCCATACCAGTGACGACGAGCACGCTCGGCCCATCGGGTTTGGCGATTTTGTGCCGCGCAAGTTGCTGGGCCGCTATCTGCAGGACAGCTACCGGTTTTTGCTGGAGCAGTGCCCGGCCCATGTTCAGGTGCGCCATGATCCGCAGGCAGTGACGGGGTGTCAGCCCTTGTCGGATACGTCGGGTTTTCGGTTGCAGACTGCCAATGGCAGGTCATTCACCACCGAAGCAGTGTTTCTCACCAGCGGGCATGCGCCTGAAACACGCGAAGAACAGGCAGTGGGCGAGCACGTTGCCATCGAAGGCCTTGGGCTGACGGCCATGGACACCCTCGCCGGATTGACTGAGGGCCGAGGCGGGCGCTATGAGCGCGACGCTGGCTTTGCTGGCTGGCGTTACATTGCTTCGGGGCGTGAGCCGCACATCAGCCTGTTTTCCCGTTCGGGGCTGGCGTTCCATGCCCGGCCACAATGGAGCCCGGCCAGCAGTGAAAGATTACCCAGGCTGTTTTTCACGGCCCAGGCCATCGAGGTCTTGCGACAGCAGAGCGCGACCGGGCAACTGGATTTCGAGCAGGACATTCTGCCGCTGATCGAAGACGAAATGCGCGGGGTGTTCTATCAGGCCAGGGTCCGGCTTGAGTCGCCCGATCAACTGGCGTCTGTTCAGCAACGGCTGCGGGATGCAAAAAATCCCCGGTTGCGAGAGACGTTGTTCGTCCGTCTGGCCGCAGAGTGGGGCGAGTTCGAGCCTGCTCGATGGCTGCCAACCCGGCGCTGGACGGGGCAGGCCAGTGATTACAGTCAGTGGTATCGCGACTGGATCGAACATGACCTGGCGCTCAGTCGTCGAGGCATTGCACAGAGTCCGGTGAAGCAGGCTTTGGAAGTCTGGCGCGATTACCGGGATCTGCTGCGCATGCTGGTGGACCGCAACGGGCTGACGCCAGCCTCGACCCTCGAGTTCTATGGCACCTGGGCCGGGCTTTCCAATCGACTGGTCGGTGGCCCGCAAAAAGAGCGTTACGAAGACCTGCTGGCCTTGATGGATGCCGGTGTCGTCCAGGTACTGCCGCCGATGGAGGAGGCGGGCTGTTCGGGTTTCGACAGGGTCATCAATGCCCGGGTCCCCCACAGCGGCCTGTCCCGCAACCCTCAGGGCCTGATTGGCGATTTGCAGCGTCAGGGGCTGGTTCGCGCCGCCCATGCCTATCCCGCCGACGGCATCGAGACGGACAGCGTCGGCCGGGCGCTGAGTGCCGATGGTTCGGTCCAGCAAAGGCTCTGGGTTCTGGGGCCTGCCGTCGAGGGCTGCACTTTCTATAACCACTATGTCCCCACGCCGGACCCAGGCTGCCGCGCGCTCATCGAAGCGCGACGGGCTGTCGAGTCCTGCATGAATGCATTGGGTGTTAACGCTTCAACAGCCGCCAGGTTGTAA
- a CDS encoding NAD(P)/FAD-dependent oxidoreductase gives MFIDYEIAVIGAGIVGASIAAKLSSTGVSVALIDKGAAGALGSSSYSGGLVRLYDADPMLMELAAYSIGLMDEGVFATTYSNALRRTGVIYRVAPDRLEDVWSAIRQHARVRYPMHLVGTHELDGVHYPHCHKEPRVNLFEPRASVGNVRQAVALLSNVVRQYGLLLEHSEVRSIDCRSSHDVRIELGSATLRCRAVVIAAGAWSPDLLPGMDFGLETRSIPLARVMTESTWLMPVIDAVTQAYGIPLTRNIVQTGCGLREAGAWPESLALPDERHALDASQRVQQLSASTGLISVLDVLPGFDSYSPDGRPLVGFCGEHSPVYMATGMSGLGFKLAPAIAQIAYDQLRSHLAGQELSSDWSALSPARARNDSADPGVQP, from the coding sequence ATGTTCATCGATTATGAAATTGCGGTGATCGGCGCTGGCATCGTGGGTGCCAGCATTGCCGCGAAACTGAGCAGTACGGGTGTTTCCGTGGCACTGATCGACAAGGGCGCTGCCGGAGCCCTGGGTTCCAGCAGCTATTCCGGCGGGCTGGTGCGCCTGTATGACGCCGACCCGATGCTGATGGAACTGGCGGCGTATTCCATTGGCTTGATGGATGAAGGCGTCTTCGCCACGACCTATTCCAATGCATTGCGCCGTACCGGCGTGATTTATCGCGTTGCGCCGGATCGACTGGAGGATGTCTGGAGCGCTATTCGCCAGCACGCCAGAGTGCGCTACCCGATGCATCTGGTCGGCACCCATGAACTTGACGGCGTGCATTATCCGCACTGTCACAAGGAGCCGCGGGTCAATCTGTTCGAGCCCCGTGCCAGTGTGGGGAATGTGCGTCAGGCCGTGGCCCTGTTGAGCAATGTGGTCCGCCAGTACGGGTTGTTGCTGGAGCACAGTGAAGTCAGGTCCATCGACTGCCGTTCCAGTCACGACGTGCGCATCGAACTGGGCAGCGCCACCTTGCGCTGCCGGGCGGTGGTGATTGCAGCCGGTGCCTGGAGCCCGGATCTGCTGCCAGGCATGGACTTCGGACTTGAAACCCGCTCGATCCCCCTGGCGCGAGTGATGACCGAAAGCACCTGGTTGATGCCGGTGATCGATGCGGTCACCCAAGCTTACGGGATTCCCCTGACCCGCAATATCGTGCAGACCGGCTGTGGCTTGCGAGAGGCGGGTGCCTGGCCGGAAAGTCTTGCCCTGCCTGATGAGCGTCATGCTCTGGACGCCAGCCAGCGTGTGCAGCAACTGTCGGCCTCCACCGGGCTGATCAGCGTGCTGGATGTGCTGCCGGGCTTTGACAGCTACAGCCCCGATGGCAGGCCGCTGGTGGGATTCTGCGGCGAGCACAGCCCGGTTTACATGGCAACGGGGATGTCCGGGCTTGGCTTCAAGCTTGCCCCGGCGATTGCGCAGATCGCCTACGACCAGTTGCGCAGTCATCTGGCAGGCCAGGAGCTGAGCAGTGACTGGTCGGCCCTTTCACCGGCCCGCGCCCGCAATGACTCCGCCGATCCGGGCGTACAGCCATGA
- a CDS encoding methionine--tRNA ligase — MAKFIVTITPPTPNGDLHIGHIAGPFLAADVFTRVQRQRGHDCVLVSYSDDYQSYMLRKGMELGVDPVELANRNSDRIEASLAAINIKPDNWMRPYRNPWFEQAVGEVFDKVRKSGFIEFRDAEEPYCPDCRVWGYEAFARGNCNYCGAESDASQCENCAQAPDAALMTGLHCKLCKQPSQWKSTHRAFMKLAAFKPVLRDRLLGRKWRKPLDNWLRETVEHLHDWGVTRPEDGGLDLEADGSCRVHTWFMGLAGYMAAFREYAEQAGRPELFRQYWQSGQGTLVHFLGFDCVFSHAIVYPAQLSAMDDIKVNQRFIPNQFLKLDGLNLSTSRNHAIWVGDLAREACADSARLYLASIAPEESEGDFRLQHFLQWRQRVFNEFFPALLEAGQRCDDCWWSGICGQDAGLLEALRLQWLKASDPEHFSMKGMAQVLLDVIAITAARLAEGRPVIHLAAFLAVIGKPLIPQMSAGIVTAFGLPEARVNATVMSGSAAEYSI; from the coding sequence ATGGCTAAGTTCATTGTGACCATCACACCGCCCACGCCCAACGGTGATCTGCACATCGGCCATATCGCCGGGCCGTTTCTGGCAGCAGACGTCTTCACCCGTGTTCAGCGCCAGCGCGGCCATGACTGCGTGCTGGTTTCCTACTCGGACGACTATCAGTCCTACATGCTGCGCAAAGGCATGGAGCTGGGTGTCGATCCGGTGGAGCTGGCCAATCGCAACTCGGACCGCATCGAGGCGTCACTGGCGGCCATCAACATCAAGCCCGACAACTGGATGCGCCCTTACCGCAATCCGTGGTTCGAGCAGGCAGTTGGCGAGGTGTTCGACAAGGTCCGAAAATCCGGCTTCATCGAGTTTCGCGATGCCGAAGAGCCGTATTGCCCTGACTGTCGAGTATGGGGCTATGAAGCCTTTGCCCGGGGCAATTGCAACTATTGCGGGGCCGAGTCCGACGCCAGCCAGTGCGAAAACTGCGCTCAGGCGCCCGATGCCGCGCTGATGACCGGTCTGCACTGCAAACTGTGCAAGCAGCCGTCCCAATGGAAATCCACCCATCGTGCCTTCATGAAGCTGGCGGCGTTCAAGCCGGTTCTGCGCGACAGGCTGCTGGGCCGCAAATGGCGCAAGCCCCTGGACAACTGGCTGCGGGAAACCGTTGAACACCTGCATGACTGGGGTGTGACGCGCCCTGAAGATGGCGGGCTCGATCTTGAGGCCGATGGTTCCTGCCGGGTGCATACCTGGTTCATGGGGCTGGCGGGTTACATGGCGGCTTTTCGCGAGTATGCGGAGCAGGCCGGACGTCCCGAACTGTTCCGCCAGTACTGGCAATCGGGGCAGGGGACGCTGGTGCATTTTCTGGGTTTCGACTGCGTATTCAGCCACGCCATCGTTTACCCGGCGCAGCTTTCTGCAATGGATGACATCAAGGTCAATCAGCGTTTCATTCCCAACCAGTTCCTCAAGCTCGATGGCCTGAACCTGTCCACCAGCCGCAACCATGCCATCTGGGTCGGGGATCTGGCCCGCGAGGCCTGCGCGGACAGCGCCCGTCTGTACCTGGCCAGTATTGCTCCAGAGGAAAGCGAAGGTGATTTCCGCCTGCAGCACTTCCTGCAATGGCGCCAACGTGTGTTCAACGAGTTCTTCCCGGCCTTGCTGGAAGCCGGGCAGCGTTGCGATGACTGCTGGTGGAGCGGCATCTGCGGCCAGGACGCCGGTTTGCTTGAGGCGCTGCGCCTGCAATGGCTCAAGGCTTCAGATCCCGAACATTTCTCGATGAAGGGCATGGCTCAGGTGCTGCTGGATGTGATTGCCATCACGGCTGCGCGCCTTGCCGAAGGGCGTCCGGTGATTCATCTGGCGGCGTTCCTGGCGGTGATCGGCAAGCCGCTGATACCGCAGATGTCGGCGGGCATCGTCACGGCATTCGGGCTGCCCGAAGCGCGGGTCAACGCCACGGTCATGTCCGGCTCGGCCGCTGAATACTCCATCTGA
- a CDS encoding iron-containing alcohol dehydrogenase: MHTNDWNYPTSIRVGAGRVRELADACRATGIKRPLLITDTFLGSTDMIHSALADCREALGYCGLFDQVKGNPTGDNVANGLQAYKSGGHDGVIAFGGGSALDAAKAVALMSGQARPLWDFEDIGQNHLRADPLGIAPVIALPTTAGTGSEVGRASVITDEAARVKRTILHIRMLPRIAILDANLTLDLPAQLTAATGADALTHCMEAYCSPVYHPMAEAVAVKGMQLIKVHLPRVVADGHDLEARQQMLVASSMGAAAFQRGLGGVHAIAQSLGALYDLHHGLLNAILLPYVLQANESALTPQMDDLAVYLRLPRSGFEGVMEWLLQLREEIGIPHTLGAIGIDERDAELVGRMAFADGCSHTNPIRHSAQAYSQIFIHAVRGQ; this comes from the coding sequence ATGCACACTAACGACTGGAACTATCCCACTTCGATCCGGGTGGGCGCGGGGCGTGTCAGAGAGTTGGCCGATGCCTGCCGTGCCACAGGGATCAAGCGTCCGTTGCTGATTACCGATACGTTTCTGGGCAGCACCGACATGATCCACAGCGCCTTGGCCGATTGCCGCGAAGCGCTGGGCTACTGCGGCCTGTTCGATCAGGTCAAGGGCAACCCCACCGGCGACAATGTCGCCAATGGCTTGCAGGCTTACAAGTCGGGAGGGCATGACGGTGTCATCGCCTTTGGTGGCGGTTCGGCGCTGGATGCGGCCAAGGCGGTGGCGCTGATGTCGGGGCAGGCTCGTCCGCTCTGGGATTTCGAGGACATCGGCCAGAACCATCTGCGGGCCGATCCTCTGGGGATTGCACCGGTCATTGCCTTGCCCACTACGGCGGGCACGGGCTCGGAAGTCGGGCGGGCGTCGGTGATTACCGATGAGGCGGCGCGGGTCAAACGCACCATTCTGCATATCCGCATGCTGCCGCGCATTGCGATTCTGGATGCAAACCTGACTCTGGATCTGCCAGCGCAACTGACTGCGGCGACTGGCGCTGACGCGCTGACCCATTGCATGGAAGCCTATTGCTCGCCGGTCTATCACCCGATGGCCGAGGCCGTGGCGGTCAAGGGCATGCAATTGATCAAGGTTCACTTGCCCAGAGTCGTGGCGGATGGTCACGATCTTGAGGCTCGCCAGCAGATGCTGGTGGCTTCAAGCATGGGTGCGGCGGCCTTCCAGCGGGGGCTGGGCGGCGTGCATGCCATCGCCCAGAGCCTGGGTGCCTTGTATGACCTGCACCACGGTTTGCTCAATGCCATTTTGTTGCCTTATGTGCTGCAAGCCAATGAGTCGGCCCTGACCCCGCAAATGGACGATCTGGCGGTTTACCTGCGCCTGCCCAGGTCGGGCTTCGAGGGTGTCATGGAGTGGCTGTTGCAACTGCGCGAAGAAATCGGCATTCCCCACACCCTGGGAGCCATTGGCATCGATGAGCGGGATGCGGAGCTGGTGGGGCGTATGGCCTTTGCCGATGGCTGTTCGCATACCAACCCGATCCGTCATTCGGCGCAGGCCTATTCGCAGATATTCATTCATGCAGTCAGAGGGCAGTAG